A genomic region of Mitsuaria sp. 7 contains the following coding sequences:
- a CDS encoding type I secretion C-terminal target domain-containing protein, with protein MKDINLQAPQRQASVPGSPSTSNAARAAAASSIKRKREDEAVNVADATGGPVETAPADASAPAPEVGDQPLAEGSGSSSGVGSGGLAIAAGLGLVGVLGVAGGGGDAGAYAPIIRPVQPHPDPVIVPPVHPPPVVAQPLHPDPLLPENPKAQIPKPDMRKPDLPPATAPHVDLTTPTGATPSTMASPDHPGVDTKPTEAELIVVPGAPVPDKTAPLTPVVPLKHDTGIDTKDGDTSDSTIKGDVLAPTLKLQLKNDTGRGIHEYETHVFVVDRGLDEDGITKDGTLTVKGLQDGEPWQFSVDGGAHWIDGSGSEIAADALGADGTKTVMVRRVDADGRAGGSEFTFVLDTAPPLPVGLQLVRDDGVDEGDFVTGHASLRVMGREEGAAVGTVERVRIVHGEVDEVPVLDYDGLHRVVAIQTDVAGNLSEPGPAIMFYLDRAAAVVAPKLSGAAVLHGTTGADTFQLKADMSSTFVLDYDAQQKDVLDLSEILSVPKGASIYRFVQVVRDGADIKLTLDPGGSAQFSTAPIFIDLANQQADAPVVLHTANGGVFTV; from the coding sequence ATGAAGGACATCAATCTTCAAGCACCGCAGCGGCAGGCATCGGTCCCGGGCTCTCCAAGTACCAGCAATGCCGCGCGCGCGGCGGCGGCATCGAGCATCAAACGCAAGCGTGAAGACGAGGCGGTGAACGTCGCCGACGCCACCGGGGGCCCGGTGGAGACAGCGCCAGCCGATGCGTCCGCGCCTGCTCCGGAAGTAGGCGACCAGCCGCTCGCGGAGGGTTCCGGTTCGTCATCGGGCGTGGGGTCGGGTGGCCTCGCCATCGCAGCCGGTCTGGGGCTGGTCGGAGTCCTTGGCGTGGCAGGTGGCGGCGGTGACGCTGGTGCATACGCCCCGATCATTCGGCCAGTGCAACCGCATCCGGATCCAGTGATTGTTCCGCCGGTTCACCCGCCCCCTGTCGTGGCGCAGCCGCTGCATCCGGATCCCCTACTTCCCGAGAACCCGAAGGCGCAGATTCCGAAGCCCGATATGCGCAAGCCGGACCTGCCTCCCGCGACTGCGCCTCACGTGGACCTGACGACACCGACGGGCGCCACGCCATCGACCATGGCGTCGCCCGATCATCCCGGCGTGGACACGAAGCCGACCGAGGCCGAGCTGATCGTCGTTCCGGGAGCGCCGGTGCCCGACAAGACAGCGCCCCTGACTCCCGTGGTTCCACTGAAGCACGACACGGGGATCGACACGAAGGACGGGGACACGAGCGATTCGACGATCAAGGGGGACGTCCTGGCCCCGACGCTGAAGCTGCAGCTCAAGAACGACACCGGTCGCGGGATCCACGAATATGAAACGCATGTGTTTGTGGTCGACCGCGGGCTTGACGAGGACGGCATCACGAAGGATGGCACGCTGACCGTGAAAGGTCTGCAGGACGGTGAGCCATGGCAGTTCAGCGTCGACGGCGGCGCACACTGGATCGATGGCTCAGGCTCGGAGATCGCTGCCGATGCGCTAGGCGCCGATGGAACGAAGACCGTCATGGTGAGGAGAGTTGACGCCGACGGCCGGGCGGGCGGCTCGGAGTTCACGTTCGTGCTGGATACGGCGCCCCCTTTGCCGGTCGGACTTCAACTGGTGCGTGACGACGGCGTGGATGAAGGGGACTTTGTGACCGGCCATGCGAGCTTGCGTGTCATGGGCAGGGAAGAGGGCGCTGCGGTAGGGACGGTTGAACGCGTCCGTATCGTTCACGGCGAAGTCGACGAGGTGCCTGTTCTCGATTACGACGGACTGCACAGGGTCGTTGCCATTCAGACCGACGTCGCCGGCAACTTGAGTGAACCGGGCCCCGCAATCATGTTCTACCTGGACAGGGCGGCAGCAGTGGTCGCACCGAAGCTGTCCGGGGCTGCCGTCCTTCATGGCACGACCGGCGCTGACACTTTCCAGTTGAAGGCAGACATGTCCTCGACGTTCGTGCTGGACTACGACGCGCAACAGAAGGATGTCCTGGATCTCTCAGAAATCCTTTCAGTCCCAAAGGGTGCGTCCATCTACCGCTTCGTGCAGGTTGTCCGGGACGGGGCGGACATCAAATTGACACTCGACCCGGGAGGATCAGCACAGTTCTCCACTGCCCCGATCTTTATTGACCTGGCCAACCAGCAGGCTGATGCGCCCGTGGTCCTTCACACCGCAAACGGCGGTGTCTTCACGGTCTGA
- the deoA gene encoding thymidine phosphorylase — MMLAQEIIRTKREGRALDETQIQHFVRGLVDGSWSEGQVASLGMAVFLRGMGRDEAVALTRAMMNSGRVLSWPDMPGPVLDKHSSGGVGDKLSLMIAPLVAACGGYVPMIAGRGLGHTGGTVDKLEAIPGYTTTPAPADFDRIVRTLGCAIIGQTSDLAPADKRFYAVRDITATVESVPLITASILSKKLAAGLQGLAMDIKCGNGAFAATPEFGRELAQSIVDVAGGAGLRTRALITDMNQVLGQEVGNALEVRGAIDYLTGRRPREARTHELTLALCAEMLVLGGLAPDTASARVKLQAALDSGAAAERFAKMAAALGGPVDLLEKPEAYLAAAPVVRPIPAPRAGRIVGMNTRDLGLVIVELGGGRRLPGDALDMRVGLDRFAQLGDIVAGGDPIAFVHAADEASADRAITQVLAAVTLGDAPSWTPTPLVMAELG, encoded by the coding sequence ATCATGCTGGCGCAGGAAATCATTCGGACCAAGCGCGAGGGACGCGCGCTGGACGAGACCCAGATCCAGCACTTCGTGCGAGGGCTGGTGGACGGCAGCTGGAGCGAGGGCCAGGTGGCCTCGCTGGGCATGGCGGTGTTCCTGCGGGGCATGGGGCGCGACGAGGCGGTGGCGCTCACGCGCGCCATGATGAACAGCGGTCGCGTGCTGAGCTGGCCCGACATGCCGGGCCCGGTGCTCGACAAGCATTCGAGCGGCGGCGTCGGCGACAAGCTCAGCCTGATGATCGCGCCCCTGGTGGCGGCCTGCGGCGGCTATGTGCCGATGATCGCGGGACGTGGGCTCGGACACACGGGGGGAACCGTCGACAAGCTCGAGGCCATCCCCGGCTACACGACGACGCCGGCCCCGGCCGACTTCGACCGCATCGTGCGCACGCTGGGCTGCGCCATCATCGGCCAGACCAGCGACCTGGCGCCGGCGGACAAGCGCTTCTACGCGGTGCGCGACATCACCGCGACGGTGGAAAGCGTGCCGCTGATCACCGCGAGCATCCTGTCCAAGAAGCTCGCGGCCGGGCTGCAGGGCCTGGCGATGGACATCAAGTGCGGCAACGGCGCGTTCGCGGCCACGCCGGAATTCGGACGCGAGCTCGCGCAGAGCATCGTCGACGTGGCCGGCGGCGCAGGCCTGCGCACGCGGGCGCTGATCACCGACATGAACCAGGTGCTGGGCCAGGAAGTCGGCAACGCGCTGGAGGTGCGCGGCGCCATCGACTACCTCACCGGACGCCGACCGCGCGAGGCCCGCACCCATGAACTCACGCTGGCGTTGTGCGCCGAGATGCTGGTGCTGGGCGGGCTTGCGCCCGACACGGCCTCGGCGCGCGTGAAGCTGCAGGCGGCGCTGGACAGCGGCGCGGCCGCGGAGCGCTTCGCGAAGATGGCTGCGGCGCTCGGCGGCCCGGTGGATCTGCTGGAGAAGCCCGAGGCCTACCTCGCGGCGGCGCCGGTCGTCCGTCCGATCCCGGCACCGCGCGCGGGCCGCATCGTCGGCATGAACACGCGCGACCTCGGTCTCGTCATCGTGGAACTCGGCGGCGGTCGCCGCCTGCCCGGCGACGCGCTCGACATGCGCGTCGGGCTCGACCGCTTCGCGCAGCTCGGCGACATCGTGGCCGGGGGCGATCCGATCGCCTTCGTCCACGCCGCCGACGAAGCTTCGGCCGACCGCGCCATCACGCAGGTGCTCGCCGCGGTCACCCTCGGCGACGCCCCGTCGTGGACGCCGACGCCGCTCGTCATGGCGGAACTGGGCTGA
- a CDS encoding cytidine deaminase: MSADSNQTQPLIASIPLPADVIERLLKAALDARQHSHAPYSKYFVGAAVLDEHGRIHAGCNIENAAYPQGWCAETNALGHMIMGGGRVARAVMVTGAGSEIITPCGGCRQKLREFARPEELIVIAGDASGVRAHWTLEQLLPASFGPDHLKP; the protein is encoded by the coding sequence ATGAGCGCCGACTCGAACCAGACCCAGCCCCTGATCGCCTCGATCCCGCTGCCCGCCGACGTCATCGAGCGTCTGCTGAAGGCCGCGCTCGACGCGCGCCAGCATTCGCATGCGCCGTATTCGAAGTACTTCGTCGGCGCCGCGGTGCTCGACGAGCACGGCCGCATCCACGCCGGCTGCAACATCGAGAACGCCGCCTACCCGCAAGGCTGGTGCGCGGAGACCAACGCGCTGGGCCACATGATCATGGGCGGCGGGCGCGTGGCGCGCGCGGTGATGGTCACCGGCGCCGGGTCGGAAATCATCACCCCCTGCGGCGGCTGCCGCCAGAAGCTGCGCGAGTTCGCGCGGCCCGAAGAACTCATCGTGATCGCGGGCGACGCCTCCGGCGTGCGCGCGCACTGGACCCTGGAGCAGCTGCTGCCCGCCAGCTTCGGTCCGGATCACCTGAAGCCCTGA
- the deoC gene encoding deoxyribose-phosphate aldolase, translating to MSLEQAARLALQCLDLTSLNDGDTAADIEALCQRAIGAPERGHVAAVCVWPKFVAQARAALPKDIRVAAVANFPDGSLDLPRVLAEIDAIAQAGAQEVDVVLPYRALMAGQSTEVGEFLSEVRHATRPLTLKVIIESGELGSTARIAEATRQALMAGADFVKTSTGKSKVSATPEAAAAMLREIAGSGLGNAGFKASGGIRSVVDARAYLQLAAEALGVAALTPQRLRFGASGLLSDIEAVLAGQDSAAVSAAY from the coding sequence ATGAGTCTCGAACAAGCGGCGCGTCTGGCGCTGCAATGCCTGGACCTGACGAGCCTGAACGACGGCGACACCGCCGCCGACATCGAGGCCCTGTGCCAGCGCGCGATCGGTGCGCCGGAGCGTGGTCACGTGGCGGCCGTGTGCGTGTGGCCGAAGTTCGTCGCGCAGGCGCGCGCCGCGCTGCCCAAGGACATCCGCGTCGCCGCGGTGGCCAACTTCCCCGATGGCAGCCTGGATCTGCCGCGCGTGCTGGCCGAGATCGACGCGATCGCGCAGGCCGGCGCGCAGGAGGTGGACGTCGTGCTGCCGTACCGCGCGCTGATGGCGGGGCAGTCGACGGAGGTCGGTGAATTCCTGTCCGAGGTCCGCCACGCGACGCGACCGCTGACGCTGAAGGTCATCATCGAATCGGGCGAGCTCGGCTCGACCGCGCGCATCGCCGAAGCCACGCGCCAGGCGCTGATGGCGGGGGCGGATTTCGTCAAGACGAGCACCGGCAAGAGCAAGGTGTCGGCGACGCCGGAAGCGGCTGCGGCGATGCTGCGCGAGATCGCCGGCAGCGGCCTGGGCAACGCGGGCTTCAAGGCTTCGGGCGGCATCCGTTCGGTGGTCGATGCCCGCGCGTACCTGCAGCTGGCGGCCGAGGCGCTGGGCGTCGCCGCGCTGACGCCGCAGCGCCTGCGCTTCGGCGCGAGCGGCCTGCTGAGCGACATCGAGGCGGTGCTGGCCGGACAGGACAGCGCGGCCGTCAGCGCCGCGTACTGA
- the dut gene encoding dUTP diphosphatase: MTTIDLKVLDRRMAEQLPAYATTGSAGLDLRACLDEAVTLAPGDTVLVPTGLAIHIGDAGLAAMILPRSGLGHKHGVVLGNLVGLIDSDYQGQLMVSVWNRGKDVFTIQPMERIAQMVIVPVVQPTFRVVDDFNASSRGEGGFGSTGKA; encoded by the coding sequence ATGACCACCATCGATCTGAAGGTGCTCGACCGCCGCATGGCCGAGCAACTCCCCGCCTACGCGACGACCGGCAGCGCCGGCCTGGACCTGCGCGCCTGCCTGGACGAGGCGGTCACGCTGGCGCCCGGCGACACGGTGCTGGTGCCCACGGGTCTGGCGATCCACATCGGCGACGCGGGCCTGGCCGCGATGATCCTGCCGCGCTCGGGCCTGGGTCACAAGCACGGCGTGGTGCTGGGCAACCTGGTCGGCCTGATCGACTCGGACTACCAGGGCCAGCTGATGGTCAGCGTGTGGAACCGCGGCAAGGACGTGTTCACGATCCAGCCGATGGAGCGCATCGCGCAGATGGTGATCGTGCCGGTGGTGCAGCCGACCTTCCGCGTGGTCGATGACTTCAATGCGTCCTCGCGCGGCGAGGGCGGTTTCGGGTCGACCGGCAAGGCCTGA
- the coaBC gene encoding bifunctional phosphopantothenoylcysteine decarboxylase/phosphopantothenate--cysteine ligase CoaBC has translation MSESNSLAGRHVLLGLSGGIACYKIAELTRLFVKAGATVQVIMTEGAEAFITPVTMQALSNRPVYTSQWDARPDNNMAHINLTREADVMVIAPASADFIAKLAQGRADDLLSLTALARRAHECALLLAPAMNREMWAHPATQRNLAQVQADGALVLGVGSGDQACGEVGDGRMLEPMQLLEHVVSHFQPKVLAGRKLLITAGPTYEAIDPVRGITNRSSGKMGFAVARAAAEAGAEVTLVAGPVHLPTPLGVTRIDVQSAREMLDAVLPRAATHQVFVATAAVADWRPAQTAEHKIKKNAKAGEAIAPALDLAENPDILATVAALPHPPLCVGFAAESQDLIKHAREKRQRKNVPLIVANIGPAAFGQEDNALTLVDARGERELSRADKLTLARELVREIAQRLTTYGA, from the coding sequence ATGTCCGAATCCAACTCCCTTGCCGGTCGGCACGTGCTCCTGGGCCTCTCCGGCGGCATCGCCTGCTACAAGATCGCCGAGCTGACGCGGCTGTTCGTGAAGGCCGGCGCCACGGTGCAGGTCATCATGACGGAGGGCGCGGAGGCCTTCATCACGCCGGTGACGATGCAGGCGCTGTCCAACCGCCCGGTCTACACCAGCCAGTGGGATGCGCGCCCCGACAACAACATGGCGCACATCAACCTCACGCGGGAAGCCGACGTGATGGTGATCGCGCCCGCCAGCGCGGACTTCATCGCCAAGCTGGCGCAGGGCCGCGCGGACGATCTGCTGTCGCTGACGGCGCTGGCGCGTCGCGCGCACGAGTGCGCGCTGCTGCTGGCCCCCGCGATGAACCGGGAGATGTGGGCGCACCCGGCCACGCAGCGCAACCTGGCGCAGGTGCAGGCGGACGGCGCCCTGGTGCTGGGCGTCGGTTCCGGCGACCAGGCCTGCGGCGAGGTCGGTGACGGCCGCATGCTGGAGCCGATGCAGCTGCTGGAGCACGTGGTCTCGCATTTCCAGCCCAAGGTGCTGGCCGGGCGCAAGCTGCTGATCACGGCCGGGCCGACCTACGAGGCGATCGATCCGGTGCGCGGCATCACGAACCGCTCCAGCGGCAAGATGGGTTTCGCCGTCGCCCGCGCGGCGGCGGAGGCCGGCGCCGAGGTGACGCTGGTCGCCGGCCCGGTGCACCTGCCGACGCCGCTGGGCGTGACCCGCATCGACGTGCAGAGCGCGCGCGAGATGCTGGACGCGGTGCTGCCGCGCGCGGCCACGCACCAGGTCTTCGTCGCGACGGCGGCGGTCGCGGACTGGCGCCCGGCGCAGACGGCCGAACACAAGATCAAGAAGAACGCGAAGGCCGGCGAGGCGATCGCGCCCGCGCTGGATCTGGCGGAGAACCCCGACATCCTGGCCACGGTCGCCGCGCTGCCGCATCCGCCGCTGTGCGTGGGCTTCGCGGCGGAGAGCCAGGACCTGATCAAGCATGCGCGCGAGAAGCGCCAGCGCAAGAACGTGCCGCTGATCGTGGCCAACATCGGTCCGGCGGCGTTCGGCCAGGAAGACAACGCGCTGACGCTGGTTGATGCCCGCGGCGAACGCGAGCTCTCGCGCGCCGACAAGCTGACGCTGGCCCGCGAGCTGGTGCGCGAGATCGCGCAGCGGCTGACGACCTACGGGGCCTGA
- a CDS encoding Ig-like domain-containing protein, producing the protein MADIKLHASERQAPVHGTSNTTPAARIATASDIKRKVEDEATDIAAPAETSAETSTESAPIDAAAPASDFEAAAQAEAASSSAALGSNGLVIAGGLGLLGIIGAAAGGGGGGGHGITAIQPVQQHPAPVIVPPVQPDPIVAQPLRPDPAVPDDLKAQVPDPDVDKPETPSAAITPPAATSPDHPSELPKPTGPEHAVVPPAPLPDTTPPVPPTLSLKHDTGADSTDGITSNSTIKVEGLEQDATWRYSVDGGKTWHAGHGTELAAPLRDGAQDVQLIQTDKAGNDSDPAVLQFTLDTGAPTLKLKNDTGRGDLHWDTQKFVIEPGLDRDGITKDGTLTVEGLNEGASWTYSVDGGTSWKDGVGKEIAAIELGADGRKTVLTRQMVTETTESGISAFSFVLDTQVVDIIPRLKAVDANGATGLPESSATVIVLDGYEEGALVRMTLWNRALGDGTSKPVTVMGVGELALDLQPGSYELSEIFQTDIAGNETLTGRDGALQFTVAHPVIP; encoded by the coding sequence ATGGCGGACATCAAACTTCACGCATCGGAGCGCCAGGCTCCGGTTCACGGTACCTCGAACACGACCCCTGCCGCTCGCATCGCGACGGCGTCGGACATCAAGCGCAAGGTGGAAGACGAGGCGACGGACATCGCCGCTCCCGCCGAGACATCCGCCGAGACATCCACGGAGTCCGCGCCCATCGACGCCGCCGCGCCAGCTTCGGACTTCGAAGCCGCGGCGCAGGCCGAGGCGGCCAGTTCCTCCGCGGCACTGGGCTCAAATGGCCTCGTGATCGCGGGTGGTCTGGGTCTTCTCGGGATCATCGGCGCTGCGGCCGGCGGTGGTGGCGGCGGCGGACACGGCATCACTGCCATTCAGCCCGTGCAGCAGCATCCGGCTCCTGTGATCGTTCCGCCGGTTCAACCGGATCCGATCGTGGCCCAACCGCTGCGTCCGGATCCAGCGGTTCCCGATGACCTCAAGGCGCAAGTGCCGGATCCGGACGTGGACAAGCCGGAAACGCCGTCTGCGGCCATCACGCCGCCGGCCGCCACGTCTCCTGATCATCCGAGCGAACTCCCGAAGCCGACCGGGCCCGAGCACGCCGTCGTTCCGCCGGCGCCCCTGCCCGATACGACGCCGCCCGTACCCCCGACGCTCTCGTTGAAGCACGACACGGGCGCCGACAGCACCGACGGGATCACGAGCAATTCGACGATCAAGGTGGAGGGGCTGGAGCAGGACGCCACCTGGCGCTACAGCGTGGACGGAGGCAAGACCTGGCACGCGGGTCACGGGACGGAGCTGGCCGCGCCCTTGCGCGACGGCGCTCAAGATGTGCAGTTGATCCAGACGGACAAGGCCGGCAATGACAGCGATCCCGCCGTCCTCCAGTTCACGCTCGACACGGGCGCTCCGACACTGAAGCTGAAAAACGATACGGGTCGCGGTGATTTGCACTGGGACACGCAAAAGTTCGTGATTGAGCCAGGACTCGACCGCGATGGCATCACCAAGGACGGGACCCTGACCGTCGAGGGATTGAACGAGGGCGCCTCGTGGACGTACAGCGTCGATGGCGGTACATCCTGGAAGGACGGCGTCGGGAAAGAGATCGCCGCCATCGAACTGGGAGCGGATGGTCGGAAGACGGTGCTGACCCGGCAGATGGTGACGGAGACGACCGAAAGCGGGATCTCGGCGTTCTCTTTCGTCCTCGATACGCAGGTTGTCGACATCATTCCCCGTCTCAAGGCCGTTGATGCCAATGGCGCCACGGGTTTGCCGGAAAGCAGCGCAACGGTCATCGTCCTTGATGGATACGAAGAGGGCGCGCTGGTGCGGATGACCCTCTGGAATCGGGCCCTGGGCGATGGCACGAGCAAGCCAGTGACGGTGATGGGCGTGGGTGAGCTCGCCCTGGACTTGCAGCCCGGTTCCTATGAACTCTCAGAGATCTTTCAAACTGACATTGCGGGCAATGAAACGCTGACTGGGAGGGACGGAGCGCTGCAATTCACAGTCGCGCACCCCGTCATCCCCTGA
- a CDS encoding purine-nucleoside phosphorylase, producing MSIPLQGAELDAAITASIATLKSTFGEQGPEVAVVLGSGWSGAVDQLQDVQHLPYAQLPAFPQPKVEGHVAEIAVGRVGQQRVAMLRGRAHTYESGDCTGMAGAIRSLKAWGVKVLVLTNASGSLRSHQPPGSLMLISDHINAPQRSPLTGLPGSDRFCDMSVAYDAELRQQGFKIAREHNMVLTEGVYVWAVGPHFETPAEIRMFAAWGADAVGMSTVPETILARHAGLRVAGLALITNMAAGMSDEALTHALTLQQAKISGDRAAAYLGHYLASLATLESLKA from the coding sequence ATGTCCATCCCACTGCAAGGCGCCGAACTCGACGCCGCCATCACCGCCAGCATCGCCACGCTGAAGTCGACCTTCGGCGAGCAAGGCCCTGAAGTGGCCGTCGTGCTGGGCTCCGGCTGGTCCGGCGCCGTCGACCAGCTGCAGGACGTGCAGCACCTGCCGTACGCGCAACTGCCCGCCTTCCCGCAGCCCAAGGTCGAAGGCCACGTGGCCGAGATCGCCGTGGGCCGCGTCGGCCAGCAACGCGTGGCGATGCTGCGCGGCCGCGCCCACACCTACGAGAGCGGCGACTGCACCGGCATGGCCGGCGCGATCCGCAGCCTGAAGGCCTGGGGCGTGAAGGTGCTGGTGCTGACGAACGCGTCGGGCAGCCTGCGCTCGCACCAGCCGCCGGGCAGCCTGATGCTGATCTCGGACCACATCAACGCGCCGCAGCGTTCGCCGCTGACGGGCCTGCCGGGCAGCGACCGCTTCTGCGACATGAGCGTCGCCTACGACGCCGAGCTGCGCCAGCAGGGCTTCAAGATCGCCCGCGAGCACAACATGGTGCTGACCGAAGGCGTGTACGTGTGGGCCGTCGGTCCGCATTTCGAAACGCCGGCGGAGATCCGCATGTTCGCCGCCTGGGGCGCGGACGCGGTCGGCATGAGCACCGTGCCGGAGACCATCCTGGCGCGTCACGCGGGCCTGCGCGTCGCCGGTCTGGCGCTGATCACCAACATGGCCGCGGGCATGTCCGACGAGGCCCTGACGCACGCGTTGACGCTGCAGCAGGCCAAGATCTCGGGCGACCGCGCGGCGGCCTACCTGGGCCACTACTTGGCCTCGTTGGCGACGCTGGAATCGCTGAAGGCCTGA
- the trmB gene encoding tRNA (guanosine(46)-N7)-methyltransferase TrmB, which yields MSDSIDPIDDPIDSDDANESPAGEGVNHPKARIRSFVVRAGRMGTGQVKALAELGPKFVLPFKPEAMDYEATFGRKAPVVFEIGFGMGGPTAQIAQTLPGIDFIGCEVHEPGVGALLKLIGEQDLANIRIFQHDAVEVLDSMIPKGSLAGVHIYFPDPWHKKRHNKRRLVQPPFVAKLVQHLAPGGYLHLATDWEPYAQQMLEVLRADPDLENTSTRADGYADKPDYRPLTKFENRGLKLGHGVWDLVFKRKA from the coding sequence ATGTCCGATTCCATCGACCCCATCGACGATCCCATCGACAGCGACGACGCGAACGAGTCGCCAGCGGGCGAGGGCGTCAATCATCCGAAGGCGCGCATCCGCAGCTTCGTCGTGCGCGCCGGTCGCATGGGCACGGGGCAGGTCAAGGCCCTCGCGGAGCTCGGCCCGAAGTTCGTGCTGCCGTTCAAGCCCGAGGCCATGGACTACGAAGCCACCTTCGGGCGCAAGGCGCCCGTGGTCTTCGAGATCGGCTTCGGCATGGGCGGTCCGACCGCGCAGATCGCGCAGACGCTGCCCGGCATCGACTTCATCGGCTGCGAGGTCCACGAACCCGGCGTCGGTGCGCTGCTCAAGCTCATCGGCGAGCAGGACCTCGCGAACATCCGCATCTTCCAGCACGACGCCGTCGAAGTCCTGGACAGCATGATCCCCAAGGGCTCGCTGGCCGGCGTGCACATCTACTTCCCGGATCCCTGGCACAAGAAGCGCCACAACAAGCGCCGGCTCGTGCAGCCGCCGTTCGTGGCCAAGCTGGTGCAACACCTGGCGCCGGGCGGCTATCTGCACCTGGCCACCGACTGGGAGCCCTACGCCCAGCAGATGCTGGAGGTGCTGCGCGCCGATCCGGATCTGGAGAACACCTCGACCCGCGCGGACGGCTACGCCGACAAGCCGGACTACCGCCCGCTGACCAAGTTCGAGAACCGCGGCCTGAAGCTGGGACACGGCGTCTGGGACCTGGTGTTCAAGCGCAAGGCCTGA
- a CDS encoding ABC transporter permease → MDEVLIGSVLASTLRVTTPLLFAALAGLLSERSGVVDIGLEGKMLSAAFAAAAVASVSHSTTLGLLAAIVVAIAMSMIHGFATVTHRGDQVVSGVALNMVAAGLTVVLGIAWFAQGGQTPPIGAEQRITGLLPQWAEPTPGSWMASVIGHGLLSHNALVYLAFALVVVVWFFLERTRPGLRLRAVGENPAMVDAAGVSVPRLRYTALALNGVLCGLGGAYLTLAQNASFSPNMTAGRGFIALAAMIFGKWKPVPTLCACLLFGFLDAVAIRLQGVSLPGIGEVPVQLIQALPYILTVVLLAGFIGQAIAPKALSKPYVKER, encoded by the coding sequence ATGGATGAGGTCCTGATCGGCTCCGTGCTGGCGTCGACGCTGCGCGTCACCACGCCGCTGCTGTTCGCCGCGCTCGCCGGCCTGTTGTCGGAGCGCTCCGGCGTCGTCGACATCGGCCTGGAAGGGAAGATGCTGTCCGCCGCGTTCGCCGCGGCGGCGGTGGCCAGCGTGTCGCACTCGACCACGTTGGGGCTGCTGGCCGCGATCGTCGTGGCCATCGCGATGTCGATGATCCACGGCTTCGCGACGGTGACGCACCGCGGCGACCAGGTCGTGTCCGGCGTCGCGTTGAACATGGTGGCCGCCGGCCTGACGGTCGTGCTGGGCATCGCCTGGTTCGCGCAGGGCGGCCAGACGCCGCCCATCGGCGCGGAGCAGCGCATCACCGGCCTGCTGCCGCAGTGGGCCGAGCCCACGCCCGGCAGCTGGATGGCCTCCGTCATCGGCCACGGCCTGCTGAGCCACAACGCGCTGGTCTACCTGGCCTTCGCGCTGGTCGTCGTCGTGTGGTTCTTCCTGGAGCGCACGCGCCCCGGCCTGCGCCTGCGCGCGGTCGGCGAGAACCCGGCGATGGTCGATGCGGCCGGCGTCTCCGTGCCGCGGCTGCGCTACACCGCGCTGGCGCTCAACGGCGTGCTGTGCGGTCTCGGCGGCGCCTACCTGACGCTGGCGCAGAACGCCTCGTTCTCCCCGAACATGACCGCGGGCCGCGGTTTCATCGCGCTGGCCGCGATGATCTTCGGCAAGTGGAAGCCGGTGCCCACGCTGTGCGCCTGCCTGCTGTTCGGCTTCCTGGACGCCGTCGCGATCCGCCTGCAGGGCGTGTCGCTGCCGGGCATCGGCGAGGTGCCGGTGCAGCTGATCCAGGCGCTGCCCTACATCCTGACGGTGGTGCTGCTGGCCGGCTTCATCGGCCAGGCGATCGCGCCAAAGGCGCTGAGCAAGCCCTACGTGAAGGAGCGCTGA